The following are from one region of the Aequoribacter fuscus genome:
- a CDS encoding response regulator — protein sequence MSSIAIIEDDPKIARLLADYLTQAGFDTATAHSGQEALSLATSQHFDLFLLDVMLPDGDGFSVCKQLRLFSSAPILFLTARIAEEDRLLGLELGGDDYIVKPFSPREVVARVKANLRRLALDSGQSPTSTLQLDQDTLTAQFGHRTTDLTAIECALLAALTAAPNKLFNRDELIDRIYSDGRVVSDRTIDSHIKKLRQKLSRIDQGEVIEAVYGAGYRFKPCTKLP from the coding sequence ATGAGCTCTATCGCCATTATTGAAGACGACCCAAAGATCGCCAGACTATTGGCCGATTATCTCACGCAGGCGGGCTTTGATACCGCAACGGCACACAGCGGGCAAGAAGCCCTCTCGCTTGCAACAAGTCAGCACTTTGATTTGTTTTTGTTGGATGTCATGCTGCCCGATGGCGATGGTTTTAGTGTGTGCAAACAATTGCGGTTGTTTAGCTCAGCGCCCATTTTATTTTTAACCGCACGCATTGCCGAAGAAGATCGCCTGCTGGGCTTGGAACTTGGCGGCGACGACTACATCGTCAAACCCTTTAGCCCCCGCGAGGTCGTCGCTCGTGTTAAGGCCAATTTGCGCCGTCTCGCCCTGGATTCTGGTCAGTCACCAACGAGCACTCTGCAACTTGACCAAGACACCTTGACCGCTCAGTTTGGTCACCGAACCACCGATTTAACAGCCATAGAGTGTGCATTACTCGCCGCGCTGACAGCCGCTCCTAACAAGCTATTCAACCGCGATGAGTTAATCGATCGCATCTACAGCGACGGTCGCGTGGTCAGCGACAGAACGATTGATAGCCACATTAAGAAGCTCAGACAAAAACTAAGTCGCATCGACCAGGGCGAGGTCATAGAGGCGGTCTATGGCGCCGGCTACCGCTTTAAGCCTTGCACAAAATTACCTTAA
- a CDS encoding ATP-binding protein: protein MPISLRSKLALAFTLANLCLLGMVYALTQRGFDRDFLEFVGKQQLRNASEVEQRLLNLYQQENAWPPAHSEILRRAIAGDVSGHERRRTRRLLLLDAEQRILLGPKRNPNNLITQPIAVNNQTIGYLAIPRIQAIPAGLEQLFAAQQKRSFAITAAFASVAAFGFAWWFSGYFTAPIRALSRNINRLNQGERDVTLPITNTRELKSLAKDIAQLATTLKEHEQAQQQWLADIAHELRTPLTVLQGEAEALQDGIRPLDQRAISSLLEEINHLHFLVNDLNDLAQADINAIVLNVQACSLAEAIDAAIQRHASALQAKGHGIELAIDKKAFTLLADPQRLAQILDNLLSNCIRYCQSEATIRFSAKLAGDTIEWCIEDAGPGFSGNYEQLFERLYRADSSRQRVSGGAGLGLAIVRSLVLAHGGQIHGDASPLGGLKVAFSWPVAKVSL, encoded by the coding sequence ATGCCGATATCTCTGCGATCAAAACTTGCGCTCGCCTTTACCCTAGCAAATTTGTGTTTGCTGGGTATGGTATATGCGCTAACGCAGCGAGGCTTTGACCGAGACTTCTTAGAATTCGTGGGCAAACAGCAATTGCGAAATGCCAGCGAAGTCGAACAGCGTCTCCTCAACCTGTATCAGCAAGAAAACGCCTGGCCCCCCGCGCACAGCGAGATCCTGAGGCGAGCCATAGCGGGCGACGTTAGTGGACACGAACGCAGGCGCACTCGGCGCTTACTGCTACTCGACGCCGAGCAACGCATATTGCTGGGCCCGAAACGCAACCCCAACAATCTCATTACGCAGCCCATCGCGGTAAACAACCAAACCATCGGTTATTTAGCCATACCTCGCATTCAGGCCATCCCCGCGGGCTTAGAACAATTATTTGCCGCCCAGCAAAAACGCAGTTTTGCTATCACAGCCGCCTTTGCCAGTGTCGCCGCTTTTGGCTTTGCGTGGTGGTTTTCGGGGTATTTCACAGCGCCCATCCGAGCTTTGTCGCGCAACATCAACCGCCTGAATCAGGGCGAGCGCGATGTAACACTCCCCATAACGAATACTCGGGAACTCAAAAGCTTGGCGAAAGATATTGCGCAGCTAGCGACTACGCTAAAAGAGCACGAGCAAGCGCAACAGCAGTGGCTTGCCGATATCGCTCATGAACTACGCACCCCTTTAACGGTACTCCAAGGTGAAGCCGAGGCGCTGCAAGACGGTATTCGACCACTCGACCAACGTGCCATTAGCTCGCTGTTAGAAGAAATCAATCACCTTCATTTTTTGGTGAACGATCTCAACGATTTAGCCCAAGCTGATATCAACGCAATAGTTCTAAACGTTCAGGCGTGCAGCTTAGCCGAAGCCATCGATGCCGCTATACAGCGGCATGCGAGTGCTTTGCAGGCAAAGGGGCACGGTATTGAACTCGCAATCGACAAGAAAGCGTTTACCTTACTGGCTGACCCTCAAAGATTAGCCCAGATTCTAGACAACCTGTTGAGCAACTGCATTCGCTACTGCCAGTCAGAGGCGACTATTCGTTTCTCGGCGAAGCTAGCAGGCGACACAATTGAATGGTGCATCGAAGACGCAGGCCCGGGTTTTAGCGGCAACTATGAGCAGCTGTTTGAACGGCTTTATCGCGCCGACAGTTCACGCCAAAGGGTGAGTGGCGGCGCCGGTTTGGGCTTGGCTATCGTGCGTTCGCTGGTGCTTGCTCATGGCGGTCAAATTCACGGCGACGCATCCCCGTTGGGGGGATTGAAAGTCGCATTTTCATGGCCTGTCGCTAAGGTGTCGTTATGA
- the purU gene encoding formyltetrahydrofolate deformylase, which yields MTSNTSFTLTATCPASSGIVAAVTSYLSDQGCYLSELHQFDDEDTGRFFLRTVGRFEVNTISLDTLRTGFAPVAKTLSMEWAFHDTLAPMKTLIMVSKFDHCLEDLLYRVRKKELTIDITAVVSNHKDCRALAEREGIRFVHLPVTPDNKAQQEQALLDIVSETQTELVVLARYMQILSDDLCQSLKGRAINIHHSFLPGFKGAKPYHQAYERGVKLIGATAHYVTADLDEGPIIEQSVQPVDHTYTPEQLVAVGRDTETMALARAVKLHSEHRVFLDGNKTVIFK from the coding sequence ATGACCAGCAATACAAGCTTTACGCTCACAGCCACCTGCCCTGCGAGTAGCGGAATTGTCGCAGCGGTAACCTCTTACCTATCCGACCAAGGTTGTTATTTATCGGAACTCCACCAATTCGACGATGAAGATACCGGTCGCTTTTTCTTGCGTACGGTGGGTCGTTTCGAGGTCAACACGATCTCGCTGGACACACTGCGCACAGGCTTTGCACCAGTAGCGAAAACGCTGAGCATGGAATGGGCCTTTCACGATACCCTGGCTCCGATGAAGACCTTGATTATGGTCAGTAAGTTTGACCATTGTTTAGAAGATTTGCTGTACCGTGTTCGCAAGAAAGAGCTAACAATCGACATCACTGCGGTCGTGTCCAACCACAAAGACTGCCGCGCGCTCGCCGAACGCGAAGGCATTCGCTTCGTTCATCTACCTGTCACGCCCGACAATAAAGCACAACAAGAGCAAGCCCTGTTGGACATTGTGAGCGAGACTCAAACCGAGCTCGTGGTCCTCGCCCGCTACATGCAGATCTTAAGCGACGATCTGTGCCAATCGCTCAAGGGCCGAGCCATCAACATTCACCATTCGTTCTTGCCGGGTTTTAAAGGCGCCAAGCCCTATCATCAAGCCTACGAGCGTGGCGTAAAGCTGATTGGCGCTACTGCGCACTACGTCACCGCGGATCTGGACGAAGGCCCAATCATCGAACAATCGGTGCAACCCGTAGACCATACCTACACGCCGGAACAATTGGTTGCTGTCGGACGCGACACTGAAACCATGGCCTTGGCACGCGCCGTAAAACTGCACTCGGAGCACCGTGTATTTTTAGATGGCAACAAAACCGTGATTTTTAAGTAA
- a CDS encoding Na(+)/H(+) antiporter subunit D encodes MIEFIPPGLILLCAALWVAVVPNHWHRLGLFVGPVLTLMAIWSVPDGVSLTAPFLDYELQLIEASPERRLFATIFATMAGVGALYAFKHARRLELACGFAYASGAIGVSFAGDLITLFLFWELMALFSTLVVWFGGTAGARAAGIRYAIVHLLGGVILKVGIEGVVVHTGSIDIQALQANNFDTYMMLAGILINAAAPPVSAWLSDAYPEASPSGSLFLSAFTTKTAVLALILLFPGTPLLIYLGVFMIMYGIIWALLENNVRRILAFSIVNQVGFMVVAVGIGTPMALNGATAHAFAHIIYKALLFMSAGVVIYHTGKEKCNELGGLYRTMPLTAFCGIVGALAISSFPLTSGFTTKTMISEAAAMQNLVWVWYVLAAASAGVFLHAGIKFPWYVFFQKDSGLRPKDAPWNMAAAMLIFVGLCFGIGIYPEPFYQLLPYPTEFSAYKPGKVVFYLQLLLFSGLAFFLLLPLMKRTNTLTLDTDWFWRTLGAKISERTTDAISRGYSRASHSVSAGISAALKPILPSSDTSKDSVPAWSIGTTALWISTLLSAYVLVYYW; translated from the coding sequence ATGATTGAGTTTATCCCACCCGGATTGATTCTGCTGTGCGCAGCGCTGTGGGTTGCTGTCGTACCCAACCATTGGCACCGCCTGGGCTTGTTTGTGGGCCCGGTGCTGACCTTAATGGCGATTTGGTCTGTACCGGACGGTGTATCTCTTACCGCGCCGTTTTTAGACTACGAACTCCAACTCATCGAGGCCAGCCCAGAGCGGCGCCTGTTCGCGACTATCTTCGCAACGATGGCGGGCGTGGGCGCTTTATACGCTTTTAAACACGCGCGACGACTGGAGCTTGCTTGCGGCTTCGCCTACGCCTCTGGGGCAATTGGTGTCAGTTTTGCGGGCGATTTAATCACGCTGTTCTTGTTTTGGGAGCTCATGGCTCTGTTTTCAACCTTAGTGGTGTGGTTTGGCGGAACGGCAGGCGCGCGAGCGGCCGGCATCCGCTACGCGATTGTGCACTTATTGGGTGGCGTTATATTAAAAGTTGGTATCGAAGGGGTTGTGGTCCACACGGGCTCAATCGACATTCAAGCGCTTCAGGCCAACAATTTCGATACTTACATGATGCTTGCGGGGATACTCATCAATGCGGCAGCGCCGCCCGTTTCAGCCTGGTTGTCTGACGCTTACCCAGAAGCCAGTCCAAGCGGCTCGCTGTTTCTATCGGCTTTCACGACAAAAACCGCTGTACTCGCGCTGATACTGCTCTTTCCGGGAACGCCGCTCCTCATTTATCTCGGCGTCTTCATGATTATGTACGGCATTATTTGGGCCTTATTAGAGAACAATGTGCGCCGTATCTTGGCTTTTTCAATCGTAAACCAAGTGGGTTTTATGGTGGTCGCCGTGGGCATCGGCACGCCAATGGCCTTGAATGGCGCAACCGCGCATGCCTTCGCCCACATTATTTACAAAGCGCTGCTGTTTATGAGCGCAGGCGTTGTCATTTACCATACCGGTAAAGAAAAATGTAACGAACTCGGCGGTTTGTACAGAACCATGCCGCTGACCGCTTTTTGCGGCATCGTTGGCGCCCTGGCGATTTCAAGCTTCCCTCTCACCTCGGGCTTTACCACCAAGACGATGATATCGGAAGCCGCCGCGATGCAGAACCTGGTCTGGGTTTGGTACGTTCTTGCTGCCGCCTCAGCAGGCGTATTTTTGCATGCTGGCATCAAGTTCCCTTGGTATGTTTTCTTTCAGAAAGATTCGGGCCTTAGACCCAAAGACGCGCCCTGGAATATGGCCGCCGCCATGCTGATATTCGTAGGCTTATGTTTTGGTATCGGTATTTACCCAGAACCTTTCTACCAACTTCTGCCCTATCCAACGGAGTTTTCAGCTTACAAGCCCGGGAAAGTTGTATTCTACCTACAGTTATTGTTGTTCTCGGGGCTCGCGTTCTTTTTACTGCTACCGCTTATGAAGCGCACTAACACATTAACCTTGGATACCGATTGGTTCTGGCGAACACTGGGCGCGAAGATTTCGGAGCGAACTACTGACGCGATTTCACGCGGCTACAGCAGAGCTTCGCACTCTGTCAGTGCGGGAATTAGCGCCGCTCTGAAACCTATACTCCCCTCGAGCGACACAAGTAAGGACTCAGTACCCGCCTGGTCCATTGGCACCACAGCTCTGTGGATATCAACGCTGCTAAGCGCTTACGTGCTGGTTTACTACTGGTAA
- a CDS encoding monovalent cation/H+ antiporter subunit D family protein, producing MSLMHPLVLMLLIPSIGAIGITFAGRVNQNLREAFTFVTAGLLAITVWPMAIDVAHGGRSSITLATLTDSLNITLHTEPLGALFATLAASLWIINSLYSVGYMRGNNESHQTRFYVFFAISIAAAMGVALAGNLFTLFLFYEILTLATYPLVTHKGDEATIRSARVYLAILMGTSITLFLPAVIWVTSLTGGDFTLGGSLQGKVDAPTAGLLLAMFVFGIGKAAVMPIHRWLPAAMVAPTPVSALLHAVAVVKAGVFSITKIIIYIFGVDWLFSLSTTQWLVWITSFTIIVASLIALRQTNLKRLLAYSTIGQLSYVVMASAILKPMAEIGAALHMVAHAFGKITLFFAAGAIYVASKKIDITQLAGIGRRMPVTMAAFTVGALSMIGVPPTGGFVSKWYILGGAFEADNFLAIFTIIASTALNAAYFLPIIYAAWFLAEDQAPKKPHGEAPWPMVVALALTALLTLGFFFFNGPVIEIERQLVGGLQ from the coding sequence ATGAGCCTGATGCACCCTTTGGTTTTAATGCTACTGATTCCAAGCATTGGTGCGATAGGCATTACCTTCGCGGGCCGCGTTAACCAGAACCTACGCGAAGCATTTACTTTTGTCACGGCCGGTTTGCTGGCCATTACCGTGTGGCCAATGGCAATCGATGTTGCCCATGGTGGGCGATCGAGCATCACACTCGCAACGCTGACCGACTCGTTAAATATCACTCTGCACACCGAGCCATTAGGTGCACTATTCGCCACTCTGGCGGCATCCCTGTGGATTATCAACTCTTTGTATTCTGTCGGGTACATGCGGGGCAATAACGAGTCGCATCAAACGCGATTCTACGTATTTTTCGCGATCTCGATCGCAGCCGCCATGGGCGTCGCGCTGGCGGGCAACCTGTTCACCTTGTTTTTATTTTACGAGATCCTGACACTGGCAACTTATCCGCTGGTCACCCACAAAGGTGATGAGGCTACCATTCGCTCGGCGCGCGTCTATCTGGCAATCTTGATGGGCACCTCCATCACGCTCTTTTTACCCGCCGTTATATGGGTCACAAGCCTAACAGGCGGAGACTTCACCTTGGGCGGCTCACTCCAAGGAAAAGTTGATGCCCCTACTGCGGGGTTATTACTGGCGATGTTCGTTTTTGGCATCGGTAAAGCGGCGGTTATGCCGATTCACCGCTGGCTCCCCGCTGCAATGGTCGCACCAACTCCGGTGAGCGCTCTGCTGCACGCTGTCGCCGTGGTAAAGGCCGGTGTGTTCAGCATCACTAAGATTATCATCTATATTTTTGGCGTCGATTGGCTGTTTTCGTTAAGCACCACCCAGTGGCTTGTTTGGATTACGTCGTTCACCATCATCGTGGCAAGCTTGATTGCTCTGCGTCAGACTAACTTAAAGCGCTTGCTTGCCTACTCCACCATTGGGCAACTGTCTTATGTCGTTATGGCGAGTGCCATTCTGAAGCCCATGGCAGAAATCGGAGCAGCACTTCACATGGTCGCGCACGCCTTCGGAAAAATTACGCTGTTTTTTGCAGCCGGGGCAATTTACGTCGCGAGCAAAAAAATTGATATCACCCAGCTCGCTGGTATTGGCCGACGCATGCCCGTCACCATGGCAGCCTTTACCGTCGGTGCGCTGAGCATGATCGGCGTCCCACCAACCGGCGGCTTTGTATCTAAATGGTACATATTGGGTGGCGCATTTGAAGCCGACAACTTTTTAGCCATTTTCACGATTATTGCCAGTACCGCCCTGAATGCAGCCTATTTCTTGCCAATTATTTATGCGGCATGGTTCTTAGCAGAGGACCAAGCCCCCAAGAAACCGCACGGAGAAGCACCGTGGCCCATGGTCGTCGCTCTGGCGCTTACCGCACTCTTGACCCTGGGATTTTTCTTTTTCAATGGCCCAGTTATTGAGATCGAAAGACAGCTCGTAGGAGGCCTGCAGTGA
- a CDS encoding proton-conducting transporter membrane subunit: MNLALHYPVLQVIIPLLAAPLALLIQHRKLAWYLASATSICAFALAINIAQMVLNVASDPYPLGGWPAPFGIELRVDSFSAIVLIIVSGASTAALLAGYQSLANDIEEERAHLFYAAWLLALAGLSGIVVAADAFNIFVFMEIASLASYILIAGSSDRRALPAVFKYLIMGTIGATFYLIGVGLLYIMTGTLNLADLEVRILGVEDQTPILMAAGFISVGLALKAAVFPLHAWLPNTYAYAPHAVTAFLAACSTKVALYVFLRIDFFVFQRTLSEHAAQFSIYLLPLAVLGILYGSAMAIREPLTKRLFAWSSVAQIGYIVLGASLVSHAGLSAAILHMFNHALAKGAIFIGIVVLASKCAKLDSTALEGLGRKHPIIGIAFVIAGLSLIGIPGTAGFVSKWLLIEAILEYHRWSVALLIVVLASSLMAVVYVAKVCEALFFRMPTNSTSDALPKLAVLVLLIASAANIVFGLAPGLPLELSNKAATLLVGHTL; the protein is encoded by the coding sequence ATGAACTTAGCCCTCCACTACCCAGTTTTACAAGTCATTATTCCCCTCTTGGCGGCACCTCTTGCGCTGCTGATTCAACATCGAAAGTTGGCTTGGTACCTTGCCAGCGCCACCAGTATCTGCGCCTTTGCTCTAGCAATCAATATTGCCCAAATGGTGCTAAATGTGGCAAGTGATCCCTACCCCCTGGGTGGTTGGCCTGCGCCATTCGGCATCGAATTGCGCGTTGATAGCTTTAGCGCCATCGTTCTGATTATTGTGTCGGGGGCCTCGACCGCGGCCTTGTTAGCGGGATACCAGAGTCTTGCTAACGACATTGAGGAAGAGCGAGCTCATTTGTTTTATGCAGCATGGTTACTGGCCTTAGCTGGCCTATCGGGTATTGTGGTTGCAGCCGATGCCTTCAATATTTTTGTATTTATGGAAATCGCTTCGCTTGCCAGCTACATACTGATCGCAGGCTCCAGTGATCGTCGAGCACTACCCGCAGTGTTCAAATACCTGATCATGGGTACGATTGGCGCAACTTTTTATCTCATCGGTGTAGGGTTGCTGTACATCATGACCGGCACTTTGAACCTTGCCGATCTTGAAGTGCGAATTTTGGGCGTAGAGGACCAAACGCCCATCTTAATGGCTGCCGGCTTTATTTCCGTTGGCCTTGCGCTGAAAGCCGCTGTATTTCCGCTCCACGCTTGGCTTCCAAACACGTACGCCTATGCACCGCACGCGGTGACGGCCTTTCTTGCGGCCTGTTCCACCAAAGTCGCTCTATATGTTTTTTTGCGCATCGATTTTTTTGTCTTCCAACGGACTCTCAGTGAGCACGCAGCTCAATTTTCTATTTACTTACTTCCTCTAGCGGTTCTTGGGATTTTGTATGGTTCGGCCATGGCTATCCGTGAGCCACTAACAAAACGCCTTTTTGCATGGTCATCTGTTGCTCAAATCGGGTACATCGTGCTGGGTGCGTCTTTAGTGTCACACGCGGGACTTAGTGCCGCCATCCTGCACATGTTCAACCATGCCTTGGCTAAAGGCGCGATCTTTATTGGAATTGTCGTGCTGGCCTCAAAGTGCGCAAAACTCGACTCAACTGCGCTCGAAGGTCTTGGTCGCAAGCACCCAATAATCGGCATTGCTTTCGTTATTGCTGGGCTAAGCTTAATCGGCATCCCAGGCACCGCCGGTTTTGTCAGCAAATGGCTACTCATTGAGGCTATTTTAGAATATCACCGCTGGTCTGTTGCCCTGTTAATAGTGGTCCTTGCAAGTTCTTTAATGGCGGTTGTGTATGTCGCCAAAGTCTGCGAAGCCCTGTTTTTTAGAATGCCAACAAATTCAACATCCGACGCTCTACCTAAACTTGCGGTACTGGTACTACTAATTGCAAGCGCGGCCAACATCGTTTTTGGCTTAGCGCCCGGACTGCCACTGGAACTGTCTAATAAAGCTGCAACCTTGCTTGTGGGGCACACCCTATGA
- a CDS encoding cation:proton antiporter subunit C, giving the protein MIVLDLFHYWVFIAILMMGFYTVIAKQNLIKKLLGLSLFQSAVFLLFIGIGKVDGGTTPILHPSIATDIFSNPLPQVLILTAIVVGISTSALGLAIVVRIKETYGSIEEDQIQDEDELV; this is encoded by the coding sequence ATGATTGTGCTCGACCTGTTCCATTATTGGGTATTTATCGCTATTTTGATGATGGGCTTTTACACCGTCATCGCCAAACAGAACCTAATTAAAAAACTGCTTGGGCTATCTCTTTTCCAATCGGCTGTGTTTTTACTATTCATCGGTATTGGTAAGGTCGATGGTGGCACAACACCGATTTTACACCCTTCTATTGCGACCGATATATTTTCTAACCCTTTACCTCAAGTATTAATACTGACAGCGATTGTCGTAGGCATTTCGACCAGTGCGTTGGGCCTTGCAATAGTCGTTCGAATTAAGGAAACCTACGGTTCGATTGAAGAGGATCAAATTCAAGACGAGGACGAGTTGGTATGA
- a CDS encoding DUF4040 domain-containing protein, which produces MTAVFSIFLLSLLVITAGAVIRATNLFVAVMLMSIFSLLIAVSFFLLDAADVALTEAAVGAGISTVLFLSALAALTEEERKQTSGRIAALISVSITGILIAYATLYKPDFGDPSAPAHQQLTPWFMQTTAERIDIPNVITAILGSFRGYDTLGEVFVVLVAGIGVLFLLNSPRPASLPERRSEGLKHYLIPRMIGRLLIPFILLFGLYVQFHGEYGPGGGFQAGALIAAAVILYSLLEGQNRALAVLPLKFLRLLMASGALLYASVGVVGILKGSYFLDYSVLATNPVTAQQLGIILIEAGVGMTVTGVLLSVYHAFVARGKPA; this is translated from the coding sequence ATGACAGCGGTATTCAGTATTTTCCTGCTCAGTCTCTTGGTCATTACTGCTGGCGCCGTTATTCGCGCTACTAATCTGTTTGTTGCCGTAATGCTTATGAGCATTTTCAGTTTACTTATCGCAGTAAGCTTTTTTTTGCTCGACGCCGCTGATGTAGCACTAACCGAGGCCGCAGTGGGCGCCGGTATATCTACCGTACTGTTCTTGAGTGCCCTTGCCGCACTCACCGAAGAAGAGCGCAAACAAACTAGTGGACGAATAGCGGCGCTAATTTCCGTATCCATCACTGGCATATTGATCGCGTACGCTACCCTCTATAAGCCCGACTTCGGCGACCCGTCTGCACCGGCGCATCAACAATTAACGCCCTGGTTTATGCAAACTACAGCCGAACGGATCGATATCCCTAATGTAATCACCGCTATTTTGGGGAGCTTTCGAGGCTACGATACGCTAGGAGAAGTATTTGTTGTCTTGGTGGCCGGCATAGGCGTTCTATTTTTACTTAACAGTCCAAGGCCTGCATCGCTCCCCGAACGCCGCTCTGAAGGGCTTAAGCACTATCTCATACCACGCATGATCGGGCGCTTACTTATCCCCTTTATTTTGTTATTCGGTTTGTACGTTCAATTCCACGGAGAGTACGGCCCGGGCGGTGGATTTCAGGCAGGCGCCCTTATTGCGGCTGCCGTTATTTTGTATAGCTTACTCGAAGGCCAAAACCGCGCATTAGCAGTACTGCCTCTTAAATTTTTACGCCTACTGATGGCGTCTGGCGCTCTGCTTTACGCGAGTGTTGGCGTGGTTGGCATTCTTAAAGGCAGCTACTTTTTGGACTACTCTGTTTTAGCCACGAACCCGGTTACCGCACAACAATTAGGTATTATTTTGATCGAAGCGGGCGTCGGCATGACTGTTACAGGGGTTTTGCTCAGCGTTTACCACGCTTTTGTGGCCCGAGGTAAACCAGCATGA
- the mnhG gene encoding monovalent cation/H(+) antiporter subunit G, producing MVSLALDALSWILLLTGGAFVIVGGIGALRMPDLYTRMHAASVTDSLAPILILSGLMLQADFALYVLKLGAILLFLLLSGPAASNALASAALLSGHSASYKAPEDST from the coding sequence ATGGTGAGCCTTGCACTGGATGCTTTAAGTTGGATATTACTCCTGACCGGAGGTGCGTTCGTTATTGTCGGCGGAATCGGCGCGTTACGTATGCCTGATTTATACACGCGGATGCACGCCGCCAGCGTCACTGACAGCCTAGCCCCCATCTTGATTTTGAGTGGCTTAATGCTACAAGCAGACTTTGCCTTATACGTGCTCAAGCTCGGGGCAATATTACTATTCCTGTTGTTATCCGGACCGGCCGCTTCTAACGCCCTGGCCAGTGCCGCTTTACTGTCCGGGCATAGCGCAAGCTATAAAGCGCCTGAGGATTCGACATGA
- a CDS encoding monovalent cation/H+ antiporter complex subunit F, translating into MFAVTSVAIAITMALALIRAIKGPTQYDRILAVNMFGTKTVLLLAVLAFLIGRPDFLDLALAYALVNFIGVLAVLEFFKIKAGGAD; encoded by the coding sequence ATGTTCGCAGTAACTTCAGTGGCTATCGCAATCACCATGGCACTAGCCTTGATTCGTGCCATCAAAGGACCCACGCAGTACGACCGCATACTCGCTGTGAATATGTTTGGCACAAAAACGGTGCTGTTGTTGGCCGTCTTGGCTTTCCTCATCGGGCGACCCGATTTTCTGGATTTGGCGCTGGCGTATGCGCTCGTCAATTTTATTGGCGTACTCGCGGTACTCGAATTCTTCAAAATTAAAGCAGGGGGAGCCGACTAA
- a CDS encoding Na+/H+ antiporter subunit E: protein MSLLLATAWLLWSGLYKPLLLSLGLVSSVITVFIIRRMKFFDEELYSLHFSWRLVGFWGWLGKEIWLSSIEVAKIVLHPKCPISPRTVEIHTSADDNFTQLLLGNSITLTPGTLTLDVHEGKLTVHTLTDAGAKALLSGEMAAKVNYVTGANACSQ from the coding sequence TTGAGCCTGCTTCTTGCCACTGCTTGGCTCCTATGGTCGGGCTTATACAAACCTTTGCTATTGAGTTTAGGGCTCGTTTCCTCTGTGATCACCGTGTTCATTATTCGGCGCATGAAATTCTTTGATGAAGAGCTCTACTCATTACATTTTAGTTGGCGTTTAGTCGGTTTCTGGGGTTGGTTGGGCAAGGAGATTTGGCTTTCAAGCATTGAAGTTGCAAAAATCGTACTCCATCCTAAGTGCCCTATCAGTCCCCGCACGGTAGAAATTCACACCAGTGCAGACGACAACTTTACGCAATTGTTATTGGGCAATTCGATTACCCTTACGCCGGGAACGTTAACCTTAGACGTGCACGAAGGGAAACTTACCGTTCACACCCTGACAGATGCGGGGGCTAAGGCCTTGTTATCTGGTGAGATGGCCGCCAAGGTCAACTATGTTACGGGGGCTAATGCATGTTCGCAGTAA